A stretch of the uncultured Bacteroides sp. genome encodes the following:
- a CDS encoding rRNA cytosine-C5-methyltransferase: MKLPIPFINQNQALLGEEEYARLECALQEESPVSIRMNETKSFSHEETIKVPWCSTGFYLNKRLTFTFDPLFHAGCYYVQEASSMFVEQVVSKYITEPTVALDLCAAPGGKSTHVRSLLPDGSFLVANEVIRNRSQILAENLIKWGQPDVAVTNNDPADFSSLGSLFDLILTDVPCSGEGMFRKDPGAIEEWSPENVTICYQRQRRIIADIWPSLKLGGILIYSTCTYNLKEDEENIEWIKNELGAESLSVDVPQEWGITGNLAGTDTPVYRFLPHKTKGEGFFLAALRKMGEEDIENLRIKSSKKNKKEKPLEIPLQAKQWLQHPEDFDLERRGDFIIACKKTHKELVNTLYQQLKVVHSGIIIGEVKGKDLLPHQSLAMSNELNTSQFSTYELSYEQAISYLRKEAITLDISAPRGYVLLEYKNIPLGFVKNIGNRANNLYPQEWRIRSGYLPEEVRCL, from the coding sequence ATGAAGTTACCTATTCCCTTTATAAATCAAAATCAGGCGCTTTTGGGCGAAGAAGAATATGCTAGATTGGAATGTGCGTTGCAGGAAGAATCTCCTGTAAGCATTCGTATGAATGAGACGAAATCTTTTTCTCATGAAGAAACCATCAAAGTGCCTTGGTGTTCTACGGGATTCTATCTGAACAAGCGCCTCACGTTTACTTTTGATCCGTTGTTTCATGCAGGGTGTTACTATGTGCAGGAAGCTTCTTCCATGTTTGTGGAACAAGTGGTGAGCAAATATATAACAGAACCCACTGTAGCTCTCGATCTTTGTGCTGCTCCAGGAGGTAAATCCACCCATGTTAGAAGCTTACTTCCCGATGGTAGTTTTTTGGTAGCCAATGAAGTAATTCGTAACCGTTCACAAATTCTTGCCGAAAACCTTATTAAGTGGGGACAACCTGATGTTGCCGTAACCAATAATGACCCGGCGGACTTCTCTTCTTTAGGATCTCTTTTCGATTTGATTCTCACTGATGTCCCATGCTCGGGAGAGGGCATGTTTCGCAAAGATCCTGGTGCAATAGAGGAATGGAGCCCGGAAAACGTAACGATCTGCTATCAACGTCAGCGTCGCATTATTGCAGATATATGGCCTAGCCTTAAGCTTGGAGGTATTCTCATTTACAGTACCTGTACATATAATCTGAAAGAAGATGAAGAGAATATTGAATGGATAAAGAATGAACTGGGAGCAGAGTCTCTTTCTGTGGATGTTCCCCAGGAATGGGGAATTACCGGTAACCTTGCGGGGACGGACACTCCAGTTTACAGATTCCTTCCTCACAAGACAAAAGGAGAGGGGTTTTTCCTTGCAGCATTGCGTAAAATGGGAGAGGAGGATATTGAAAATCTGCGGATTAAATCTTCCAAAAAGAATAAAAAAGAAAAACCGTTGGAAATTCCTTTGCAGGCCAAACAATGGTTGCAACATCCCGAGGATTTTGATTTGGAAAGAAGAGGTGATTTTATTATTGCTTGCAAAAAGACTCATAAAGAGTTGGTCAATACTTTGTATCAACAGCTCAAAGTGGTTCATTCGGGCATTATTATAGGCGAAGTGAAAGGAAAAGATTTGCTTCCTCACCAATCTCTGGCTATGAGTAACGAATTGAATACTAGTCAGTTTTCAACTTATGAACTAAGTTATGAACAGGCAATCTCCTATTTACGAAAAGAAGCCATCACTTTAGATATATCTGCTCCACGCGGATATGTGTTGCTGGAGTACAAAAATATTCCACTGGGATTTGTGAAGAATATAGGTAACCGGGCAAATAATCTCTATCCTCAGGAATGGAGAATCCGCAGTGGTTATTTGCCAGAAGAGGTGCGTTGTTTATAA
- a CDS encoding SDR family oxidoreductase, translated as MSNKRVFVTGGSQGIGRGVVEAFVAAGAKVAFCDACEPDSSFLLSENCLFFKADVTDETALTEIMEQLFADWGDIDILINNVGIGGFSPLTEMTVEQFDRIIATNLRPAFITARLWALHRSKMEVLPSYGRIINMSSTRYLMSEPGSEGYAASKGGIVSLTHALALSLSEFHITVNCISPGWIQTKDYDSLTVADHEQHPSGRVGKPDDIARACLFLCDQDNNFINGQNLVIDGGMTKKMIYV; from the coding sequence ATGTCAAATAAACGAGTATTTGTAACCGGTGGCTCTCAGGGAATTGGTAGAGGTGTTGTAGAAGCTTTTGTGGCTGCGGGAGCCAAGGTGGCTTTTTGTGATGCTTGTGAGCCGGATTCTTCTTTTCTGTTATCAGAAAACTGTTTATTCTTTAAAGCAGATGTAACTGATGAAACTGCTTTGACTGAAATTATGGAGCAACTATTTGCCGATTGGGGAGATATTGATATCTTGATAAATAATGTGGGTATTGGTGGATTCTCTCCTTTGACGGAAATGACTGTTGAACAGTTCGACCGAATTATTGCAACCAACCTTCGTCCTGCTTTTATAACTGCCAGATTATGGGCTTTGCACCGTTCTAAAATGGAGGTGTTGCCTTCTTATGGTCGAATCATAAATATGTCCTCTACTCGTTATTTGATGAGTGAACCGGGCAGTGAAGGTTATGCTGCTTCAAAAGGAGGTATTGTTTCTTTAACTCATGCGTTGGCACTCTCTTTATCCGAGTTTCATATTACAGTTAACTGCATTAGTCCCGGATGGATACAGACAAAGGATTATGATTCACTTACAGTAGCTGATCATGAACAGCATCCTTCCGGTAGAGTAGGGAAACCAGACGATATTGCACGGGCATGTCTTTTCTTATGTGATCAGGATAATAACTTTATTAACGGGCAGAATCTGGTGATTGATGGTGGAATGACCAAGAAGATGATTTACGTATAG
- a CDS encoding secondary thiamine-phosphate synthase enzyme YjbQ, with the protein MVAQTEFSLKAKQRGFHLITQEIIRNLPELPKIGLLHLFIKHSSAALSINENADPDVRIDMEAIFNHLIKEREPYYEHTLEGTDDMPAHAKSVIVGSSITIPITKGYLDLGTWQGIYLCEFRNYGGERKIVATVMG; encoded by the coding sequence ATGGTTGCCCAAACTGAATTCTCATTAAAAGCAAAACAAAGAGGTTTTCACCTGATTACTCAGGAAATCATAAGGAACTTGCCGGAATTGCCAAAGATCGGCTTGCTCCATTTGTTTATCAAACATAGCTCAGCCGCATTGAGCATCAATGAGAATGCCGATCCTGATGTACGAATTGACATGGAAGCTATCTTCAATCACCTCATCAAGGAGCGTGAGCCTTATTACGAACACACCCTTGAAGGAACTGATGATATGCCTGCTCATGCCAAGTCGGTCATTGTTGGATCAAGTATTACAATTCCCATCACAAAGGGATACCTGGACCTGGGAACCTGGCAAGGAATCTATCTTTGTGAGTTCCGCAATTATGGTGGGGAAAGAAAGATTGTAGCTACCGTAATGGGGTAA
- a CDS encoding ABC-F family ATP-binding cassette domain-containing protein → MISVDGLTVEFGGTTLFKDISFVVNEKDRIALMGKNGAGKSTLLKIFAGVRQPTQGKISAPKEAMIGYLPQHLMTEDGRTVFEETAQAFALVHEMEAEMARLNKELETRTDYESDSYMELIESVSALSEKFYSIEETNYEADVEKALLGLGFTREDFNRQTSDFSGGWRMRIELAKLLLQNPDVLLLDEPTNHLDIESIQWLEDFLINSAKAVILISHDRKFVDNITTRTIELTMGHIYDYKVNYSKYLQLRLERREQQQRAFENQQKMIAETQEFIDRFKGTYSKTNQVQSRVKMLEKMEIMEVDDEDTSALRLKFPPSPRSGTYPVVMDGVGKTYGEKLIFSNANLTIERGDKVAFVGKNGEGKSTLVKCIMKEIEHTGTLTLGHNVQIGYFAQNQASLLDENLTVFQTIDDVAVGEIRNKIRDLLGAFMFGGEESTKKVKVLSGGERTRLAMIKLLLQPVNLLILDEPTNHLDLKTKDILKSALKDFDGTLIVVSHDRDFLDGLVTKVYEFGNKKVTEHLCGIYEFLEKKKMDSLSELERKK, encoded by the coding sequence ATGATTTCAGTAGACGGATTAACAGTTGAGTTCGGGGGAACCACCCTTTTCAAAGATATTTCTTTTGTGGTAAATGAAAAAGACCGTATTGCCCTTATGGGGAAAAACGGTGCGGGTAAAAGTACATTATTAAAGATTTTTGCAGGTGTGCGTCAACCCACCCAAGGAAAGATATCCGCTCCGAAAGAAGCTATGATAGGTTATCTGCCACAGCATTTGATGACCGAAGACGGACGCACTGTTTTTGAAGAGACAGCTCAGGCTTTTGCTCTGGTTCATGAAATGGAAGCTGAAATGGCTAGACTTAACAAGGAACTGGAGACAAGAACGGACTACGAAAGCGACAGCTATATGGAACTCATTGAAAGCGTATCTGCTTTAAGCGAGAAGTTCTATTCAATAGAGGAAACCAATTACGAGGCAGATGTGGAAAAAGCACTGTTAGGACTGGGATTTACCCGTGAAGACTTTAACCGTCAGACAAGCGACTTCAGCGGTGGATGGCGCATGCGTATTGAGCTAGCCAAACTATTATTGCAAAACCCCGATGTTCTGTTACTCGATGAGCCTACCAATCACCTCGACATTGAATCTATTCAGTGGCTCGAAGATTTTCTTATCAACAGTGCCAAAGCGGTAATACTTATTAGTCACGACCGTAAATTTGTGGATAACATCACCACCCGCACCATTGAGTTAACAATGGGGCACATCTACGACTATAAAGTAAACTATTCCAAATACCTGCAACTTCGCCTGGAAAGGCGCGAGCAGCAGCAGAGAGCGTTTGAAAATCAACAAAAGATGATTGCTGAGACGCAGGAATTCATTGACCGTTTTAAAGGAACTTATTCAAAAACCAACCAGGTACAAAGTAGAGTGAAGATGCTCGAGAAGATGGAAATAATGGAAGTGGACGATGAAGATACATCTGCTCTTCGTTTAAAATTTCCTCCTTCTCCCCGCTCAGGCACTTATCCGGTAGTAATGGATGGTGTGGGCAAAACGTATGGCGAAAAGCTTATATTCAGCAATGCCAACCTCACTATTGAGCGTGGCGATAAAGTGGCTTTTGTTGGAAAGAACGGTGAAGGTAAATCTACCTTGGTGAAATGTATCATGAAAGAGATTGAGCATACCGGCACTCTTACTTTAGGACACAACGTACAGATAGGTTATTTTGCACAGAATCAGGCTTCACTTCTGGATGAAAATCTAACCGTTTTCCAAACCATTGACGATGTGGCTGTAGGAGAAATCCGTAATAAGATACGCGATTTGCTGGGAGCTTTCATGTTTGGCGGCGAAGAATCCACAAAGAAAGTAAAGGTGCTGTCGGGTGGAGAGCGTACGCGTCTTGCAATGATTAAACTATTGTTGCAACCGGTTAACCTTCTTATCCTCGATGAGCCTACCAACCACCTCGATCTCAAGACAAAAGACATTCTAAAGTCTGCTTTAAAAGATTTCGACGGAACACTTATTGTGGTATCTCACGACCGTGACTTCCTGGATGGATTAGTTACCAAGGTTTATGAGTTTGGAAATAAGAAAGTAACCGAACATCTCTGCGGCATTTATGAATTCCTTGAAAAGAAAAAGATGGATTCATTGAGCGAGTTGGAACGAAAGAAATAA